The genomic window CCGTTCTCTTTGGACTGCAATCTGGTATCAACTGATTAAAACTTAGAATGTATAGTCTTTAGTTCTTCTTCCAGGAAAGTTTACTACATGAATACCTGCACTCATccaaaaaatacacatacaaggATGTTCCTGCAGCGCTGTTTATGATATTGAAAAACTGGAGGGCATGTAAATGACTGTAATTACAGGAATAGCTCAGTAAGTGAAGGTACCTAACAAGAGCATCCTAGATTCCCAATCATGGAAATAGGTTTATGATATATTGACTGAAAAAAGGGAAAGCTATACAATTGAATgtattctatcatttttttccaaaaatgggATCAAATGCCAGAGAGGATAGACAGAATGGGCTTAGAAGATACCCACTAATCTGGTCATTATCTTGGGGaaagaggcagaagagaaaggaaggaaggaagggcctcCCCTTTCTGATTTTATTCCTGAGTCACCTGAAGATGtacttttacaattaaaaaaaaaaaaaaaaaaaaaaaaaaaccaccctaACAATGAAACCTAAGAACCCACAAATGTCCACCTGATATTCCAtgagaaaaaaactacaaaacaagcaaaaaaaagtTACTGCAGAGAGTTGGCAGCCTGTGGAGAGGGCATCAGCTTCTACACCTGAAGGACTCACTAATTTTTACCACTTACTAACTGTGTAACCTCAGCCAAGTCTCAGCGGGGGCCATTATCTCCTCACCTCCAACAGAGGAACAAAACCTGACTGCAGCTCTGTGAGGATTCCAGGCACCGTATGGAAAGTACCTAGAAAACAGGAGTTGCTCAATATATAGAAGGTAATAAATACACGTTTCCTGAGCAACTGTGAGTTCTGATCATTAATTTGCTTTCATTGAAGCATGTAATGAAATATTGACTGAAACAAACAAGCAGACACCAAAATGGTTTCAGGCATTATATCTAAAATACAACTTTTTAGAAAACAGTATGATCACATGACTCTTACAAGGTATCATAACAACAATCTAACACTTTTATAAACTGCATTTATTGTACAGAGtactctgaagaaagaaaaaatatgtacagCCATTCATTTTCATTAACACATGTATTCTGTCCTGCAATACTGGAGAGGCGGAATGTGTCTGGCACAGAAATAACCCCTAGGAgttacaaattagaaaaacaacacttttaaaaaagatttttacttttctggtagaaatataaaaactgtgGTTCATggggaaaaacattaaaattaaaaagtccaATCAATTGTAGAGGTGGCTTTCACTCTTAGAGTTTTCTCCCTCAAACCAACTTGTCAACAGCAGTGTTTAAAatctacatataaataaatgggCAGCGCTGCCCAGATAGCAGCACAGTATGAGCAACTCACAGTCACGCTGCGCGGTGTTCTCAGTGCACAAATAATGCCCCTTCCCGGCATCCTGCGGTGGGCACTTACAGAAGGGCATCACCTGGTGCCACAACCTGCAACTCAACATCCATCTTCTCACACCACCACCAGTTAAAGGTACCAAAACAAactgatttgtttaaaaaaaaaaaaaacaaacagtgggTGGGGGAGGCAAGGGTACATGACAGCCATTACGTCGTCTTCCTGAATCCCTTTAGAATAGGGTAGATGTTTTCAAATGCTTCATAAATTTCTGCTCTGACTTTAGCACCTAAGAAGACAAGTTGAAGTAGAGATGAGAGACCGAAATGGCACTTCTTAACATATTAAgaagttaaaattattattacCTTAAAGCTGCAAGCACAATTCTCACCATACCCAGTCAGATTAAGGCAtaggcatgaaaacattaatggTGGAACCCCTTGTCAcaaacttatttttgtttataaaacgatacttttaaaaaatcatcttagTGACTCCAGCATCTCGCATCCATTCTACAGCTCAAGAGGCATGTGTTCACACTTCTCTCCTGGTCCTGAACCAGGCCCTAAACTAAGCAGGACGGCAATAACAACCGAATCTTTTTCTCCCAATTGCTGCCTTCAACTAAGCTCTTTTCTGAATCTTCCTTTCTTGTCTCATAATCATATTGCTGAAGAATCGTAAAGCTTCAGATAACTAATTCCAAGTGAAAACACCATCTTCTATTTCAATGCAGTGCTCACCTCCTGACTGTAAATGGAAACCTGCTTGCAGGGCTGTGGTCAGACTTCCCTGCTCTCACTGTGCCTTTAGTGGGCACGTTTCTCATAAGACTTGGGTGGGAGGCCTTTGTGCAAGAAGCTAGCCCACTGTCCCGACACTGAAATTTCTTTTCAGCACTGAGAAAATGCCATACTCGAAACACAAACGTTCAGATACTACTTCCTGTTACAACTTACCTGTTAATACAACTtttccagaaacaaaaataaggagAACAATTCTGGGTTTGATCATTCTGTAGATTAAACCAGGAAATAACTCTGGCTCATAACTGGAAGGAAAATTGCAAAAAACAGTTTAGAAATTAAGAGCTTTGtgtgcttttaaataaaatgagaaccTGTACAAGGAAAAATACTGAATAAACAAGCAAACTAGTCAAGAGGTAAAGCACAGTTCTTCAAGCAGCATCAAAGGATAGAATAATTAAAGCAAGTGAGGCCAACTTTTAGCCATCAGCTGATAACCATTGGATGGGAGGCTATTTGCCCTCCTATCACTTTACCCCATTTCTACTGAGTCTGGATTTTCTGATTTAAGAAGAGCCCTGTAGTTATGTCTGCAGTCTCTGATAATAATCACCTACTTTTACAATCCTAATAATTACTATTACCTACCTAATAATCATTTACTTCTAAGATCTGATACTATAACTTTTAAtcaaatctcaccttaaattgaAATATTCTCTAGCTATCAATTGTGTTCAGGAAATTCAATCACTCTGATATACTAGCCTGAGAATTAACCTATACCTGATTGAGCTGTCTGACTGAATGGACtattggggggtgtgtgtgtgtaatttttttttttttttttgagacggagtcttgttctgttgcccaggctggagtgcagtagtacgatcttggctcgctacaacctccgcctcctggattcgagtgactgtcctgcctcagccttccatgtagctgggattacaggcgtgtaccaccacgtccagctaatttttgtatttttagtagagacggggtttcaccatgttggccaggctggtcttgaactcatgaactcaagtgatccccccgcctcagcctcccaaagtgctaggattacaggcttaagccaccaggccaggcctggTACATATTCTTCTAAGCCTAGTAATCTCATTTTTCTTAGTTCAGAGAGACTGAAAACAGGATGCCTCTGTTTCTGTGTGTCTGACCTAAGACAAAATTCAGGACAGGCTTCTCTGAGGAAGAGTGGAATGCGTAGACATACGGAACTCAAGTGGGAGCTTCCTaggtgaaaagggaaatgagTGTACTAGGCATAAAAGCTGCAAGTGCACAGGCCCATGGCAGGAGGAACCAAGTGAGCCCAAGGGGCACACAGAACTAGTGTGCCTGTGAACAGACACCAGAAGACCATGAGATGAGGCTGTGAGGTGGGCAGGGCTGCCTGCCTGTGAGTCTTCACCTGCAAGTAGCAGGGAAGATAATTAGAAAGTTGTTCCTACGGCTCAACTTCACACTTTGCTGGTAGATCTGACACAATGCTGActaaaagagaagatccaaactgggaaaaaaaaaattgatacaagAGGTTAGGTTAAATTCATGCATTCCAAGTGTATTCAGCAATCAAATGATAAAACATATAGAAGCAGAATCAAATTCAGTCCAGTAAAGGGGAGTTATGGGTACTGCTAAGTGACAAGGGAAGCAGAGGCTGGTGAGAGTGATAAATGTCACTGAGAACATCAAGAAGACAATGCAAGAATACATACAATTATAACCATGTCAACTGTTCTCACATACTGaatattttacatgtgttttATTCTGAACAATGTTTAGATTATAAATGAATTGTTGCCAAAAGCAATCATAATACATTTCAGACTTACCTACTAAACTGTTGGTGGGTGAGCACAAGACCTTCTAACCTTATAGGAAACTTCACATCACAGCTCCCCACCATGTTCTGAATCTTGAAGTCCAAGAACTTAGCTGGAAAACCCAACTTCTGTACAACTCTAGCATATTTTCTTGCTGCCAGTCTGGACTGTTCTTCActagggaaaggaaaaaagtgagTTATTCATACTCAGACTcagctaaaatatttatttagactAATAACTTATAAAAAGTCCTAAACAGGAGACTAATAAAGTGTAAACTGGTCAGCCCCCTTGCAATAGGAGAAAAGACTGACAGACATTCACAATTTCCTTATAAAGTATTCCTGGATCCTTGACAGAAAACTGTAGGTCTGCCAAAATGACCTTTCAATCTGCCAAATTATTGTAGCCCTAGATTTTATAGATGTgaattatcaccatcatcaatcATCACTATTTCTATATTTTAGCCCATGCATTTCTACTgagaggaaaactaacaaacttCATATTGATCAGAAAATGTTGATGAGATTTATTATTGAACAATGTATTCACTAATTCTATTCTCTTTTATACCAAGACTCATCATGAATAGACATTCCTATGATGTCATTTGTTGAGGCAGTTCAGAGCTTACATAAGAAAAGCAGAAtgtgggccaggcatgctggctcacacctgtaatcccaagcactttgggaggccaaggcaggtagatcacctgaggtcaagggttcgagaccagcttagtcaacatggtgaaactctatctctactaaaaatacaaaaattagccgggtgtggtagaaggcacctgtaatcccagctacttgggaggctgaggcaagagaatcacttgaacctgagaggtggaagttgcagtgagccaagattgtgccactgccctccagcctgggcgactccgccaacaacaacaacaaaaaaaaaaaggaaagaaagaaagaaagaggagaggagaggagagaagagaacagaaaaaaaaagaaaataagagagaaaagaaaagaaggaaggctggctgggcgcagtggctcatacctgtaatcccaacactttgggaggccaaggtgggtggagcacgaggtcaggagatcgagaccatcctgactaacagagtgaaacaccgtctctactaaacatacaaaaattagctgggcatggtggcaggcacctgtagtcccagctacttgggaggctgaggcaagagaatggcatgaacctgggaggcagagcttgcagtgagcccagattgcgccactgcactccagcctgggcgcagagcaagactgtctcaaaaataacaacaacaacaaaaagaatgtgaaaatatTACCATAAAAAGACTATCAGGCACAGGGGATCAGGAAGAACAAAAatcaagcatatatatatatgctatgcTTTTAATTTTCAGGTAAATTTATTGGTGGTTTCTTGTCTTGATGAAACAGTCATCCAACTAGACATACAATATTCAGTTTTCAGATGCTCTGGGACAAAAAGACTAAATGCTGCATGAAAAGTTTGCCTTGATAAACCAAAAGTTTCTGATATTCCATGCAggggaaaacaagcaaacaaaaaggcTCTTAATTAAAGAGGTTACTACTGCATGTTGTGGCCAAGGGGTAGTGAAAGGCAAGAACAGATCCTTGTCCTGCATTCTGAAAAAACTTGGAGACCAGGAGCCAGAATGTCCACACCAATGACATTCCCCTCACTGAAAGACAATTTCAAACTTCAGAATAAGCAAAAATATCCACAGCCCCCTTCTATGTGTTGACACCGCCAAGTACATTTAATAcgctttcatttaaaaagttttagtgTATTTGTTCAGTTCATTTATGAATGTAATGTCACTAATTTTCCCCCTAGTTTTTGACTTCTATCAGGTATATGAGCTCTGTTTAGAACAGTCAGGGCCCCAGAGCACTAACCTTCAGACAGGATCACTTCAAACGCAGAATACAGGCAATGACATGTTATAACAGGGGTACATTCCTTAGGATCTGCACAACTCAAACGCTCATAATGAATGCTAGTTCCAGTGAGACGGCAGGTTTCTGCAGTCAACACATGTGGTGTTGTCATGCTGTCCGGCCCAGTAAGGTCTGCAAAGCTCTTACACCATTAGCTTAGAAGTTTACACCATTAGCTTGACCAATTACACCATTAGCTTACACCATTAGCTTGAccaattttttcttccatttcaagATGTATTTGTGTTATTTacaacatttttcacaaaaaggGAATTTTATTAATAGTTCTGATGTTGTATTACATCttacctaattttattttattttattttctgggaacagagtcttgttctgtctcccaggctggagtgcagtggcgtgatctcagctcactgcaacctccgcctcccagatttaagcgattctcatgtttcagcatcccaagtagctgggactacagacatccactaccacacctggctaatttttgtatttttaatagagatggagtttcaccatgttggtcaggctggtcttgaactcctggcctcaagtgatttgcccgccttggcctcctgggattataggtgtgagataCCATACCTGTCCATatctaatttttaagaaaatgaaatcactGGTATCTACAATTAATAGAATCAACCATTTTAATAAGAAAGCAGTAATAACATGTTAAAGTGCTAACCTAATAACCTAAAAACTCGTTCACAACCCATAAACcagaaaaatgaatttcttacGGCTACCTCTTGGCTCCTGTGCACACCATCTTCCCAGAACTGAAAATCAGTGCCGTGGTTCGTGGCTCTCTTATCCTCATGATTACTGCAGCAAACCGCTAAAATAGAGAGAATCATTAGTGAGGTCATGCCAAACTGCTCAATTTTGTTAGGAGAACTACACATTGACAAATCACAACTGGTAGGAAGGACATAGTACATCTAGTTATCAAAATATTTGTCCTGTATTTCTGCGTATCTGTAAAGGATTTGCATACACCACATGtaacaaatattcctttgcataAGGAGCAGAAAATAATCAATTGTGACAAAGTTATACCAAGATCTGTATGTTCTTTCACATGAGCATTCCACCAACAGAAATGTTTGCAAAATTTGGTTATGTTCTCAATAAATACCAGTGCTTCGGTTTCTACTTTATATTTGCTGCTTATCATGACTATAGTTTCTCTAatgataaattttgttttattaatataaattttgaggCAAATAAACCAATAAACGTTTCCTACCTTAATGGAATTAATAAATCAGATTACAAGCATACCAATATGTAATGAAGTAAAATCCTGCTTCCAATTGGCCTTTAGAAACAATATTAATGTATTAAACACATATAAATGCAAATTAGGAAAGAAACacagttttaacttttattttctgctttttatgcTTGAAACACGTtaattctttcagaaaattttcTTGCTAAGATGGTAACTCATGGGGAAAATATTTCAACTGTGGGTTGAATTAATGGCCTCAGTTATTAGGTACATGATAAAAAGCAAGTAATTACTTTGAAacaacttaaatattttaatacattatatttaattatacaaTAAAAACCTATGTATTTCTAATTGAGATGACTCTGACAAACTAGAttgttttaacaattttatttttttattttattaatttttttttttagagacagagtctcactttgttgcccagactggattgcagttgcccagactggagtgcagactggaatcatggctcactgcagcctcgaattcctgagttcaagagatcctcctgtcttggcctcccaagtagctgagattataggtgtgtgccaccaaccccagataattttttaaattttctgatgaaacaaggtcttgctatgttgcccaggcttgtctcgaaggcctcaagcgatcctcccaccttggcctcccaaagtgctgagattacaggtctgagtcaccgtgcctggcttttaacaattttagtttaaaaactgCTCTATGTCTTCCCTGTGTTTTTATCAACATCTAAAAAAGCTAGCAGTGTATAGTAGTTTATCTAAGTCCCAGGAAAAGCCTAGCTATTTTGCATTTCCAGAATTTCCTCTACTATTTCTATTGGTTAAGTATCACTTCACTTAAGAtcataaagtaataaaattatgtattcaaCTAAATATTATAATAGATGAAAGATTAATTCTTAAAATGCTACATGTCATACAGACTCATTATGAGTGGTTAAAAGGAGATTTTTCAGACCCCTAGCTTAGCTATCTTTCAGATCTTAGGCATTATGTTTCAGGGGTTTTAAAATGCACCCTAAGTCCATTACTAACACTTCTCTcaacccagctaatgtttatccAAATTACTTTGCCTACTATAGCTGGCAAACATCATCCCTATACATATACAAAATTCTTCACATGATCCCAATACAATATATATGTAACTTAGCTTGTTTTATAGACTGCTGTATTCCCAGGGATTCTGATATCACAGACACTCaataaaagatacaaaacaaTGCACATTTTACTTTAGATCTTCATTTTGTTGGTGTCAAGGAATAAGCATAACACAAACTCTTtgatatacagattttttttttttgagatggagtcttgctctgtttccaggctggaatgcaatggcgcgatctccactcgcaacctctgtctcccaggttcaagtgattctcctgcctcaacctcccaagtagttgggattacaagcacaagccaccactcccggcaaatttttgtctttttagtagagacagggtttcactacgttggccaggatggtcttgaactcctgacctcaggtgatccgcccacctcggcctcccaaagtgctgggattacaggtgtaagccaccaagcctggccgatttttctttctttttctttttttttttttttaagagacagggtcttgccatgttgcctgggctggtcttgaagtcctaggctcaagcaattctccctcctcagcctctcaaagtgctgggattacaggcattagccactgtgcctagaGTGATCTACAGACATTTGTTACATAGCgtgaaatacattaaaatatagagACAtgacagagaagacaaaaaagaaaaaaaaagaaacacattaaaatagATCTAACCTTGGGATTATATTCAGCATTTCGGGCACGAAGTGCAATGGTCTTTAGGTCAAGTTTACAACCAAGATTCACTGTGGATACAATATTTctgtaagaaatttaaaaagaaaacatgactaTTTAAATTACTTAACCTTCACTGGATGAGGTGTTAGAAATTATGCACACATTTGATTATTTCAACcaggctttaattttttaaaattgctcacATTTATTGTTTAACAAGTATCATGCAcatgttgagcattttatataGATTATTCCATTTAATACTTATAATGCACTATGGTAGAAGCTACCAGTATTCCCACATTCGGATAAATAAGCTGAGGCTTAAAGGTAGTGCAACTTCCTCAGGATGCACATGGCTCCCAAGTGGAGGTGCCAGGATCTGAGTCTGTCTCCAGAGCCATGCCCTTAGCCTTCTCACAGACAAACTCATTTCTCACCTGTGAGCTCTGaaaagccaccaccaccaccaccctacTCCTaagtcactttttttcttttttttttttttgagacggagtctcgctctgtcgcccaggctggagtgcagtggtgcattctcggctcactgaaagctccacctcctgggttcatgccattctcctgcctcagcctcccgagtagctgggtctacaggcgtgcgccaccacgcccggctaattttttgtatttttagtagagatggggtttcaccatgttagccagcatagtctcgatctcctgacctcatgatccgcccgcctcggcctctcaaagtgctgggattacaggcatgagccaccacgcctggcaaaccTAAGTCactatttattatgaaaatgagTTCTCTCAAAGTACGTATCTTTTGAAAAACAACAGCTAAGTgtctttagcaaaaaaaaaaaaaaaaaaggcaaaaccctGCTTTCTCTTCTAATTATCTCTCAGTAAATAAGGATAAACGGAGCCATCTGGGTCCACTGACCCTTTACATTTCTCAGTGTTCTTACATCACTTAATAAATAACTTATACAAGGATAAAGATATACTAAAAAGCAACTCTATTAgaagttttaataaaaatttaaacaaaaacctacattttcattatacattttttctgCTTATGAAAGTATATatacttggccaggcacagtggctcacgcctgtaatcccagcactttgggaggctgaggtgggcggatcacgaggtcaggagatcgagaccatcctggctaacacggtgaaaccccgtctctactaaaaatacaaaaaaattagccgagcatggtggcgggagcctgtagtcccagctgctcaggaggctgaggcaggagaatggcgtgaacccaggaggtggagtttgcagtgag from Macaca fascicularis isolate 582-1 chromosome 4, T2T-MFA8v1.1 includes these protein-coding regions:
- the TBP gene encoding TATA-box-binding protein; its protein translation is MDQNNSLPPYAQGLASPQGAMTPGIPIFSPMMPYGTGLTPQPIQNTNSLSILEEQQRQQQQQQQQQQQQQQQQQQQQQQQQQAVAAAAVQQSTSQQTTQGTSGQAPQLFHSQTLTTAPLPGTTPLYPSPVTPMTPITPATPASESSGIVPQLQNIVSTVNLGCKLDLKTIALRARNAEYNPKRFAAVIMRIREPRTTALIFSSGKMVCTGAKSEEQSRLAARKYARVVQKLGFPAKFLDFKIQNMVGSCDVKFPIRLEGLVLTHQQFSSYEPELFPGLIYRMIKPRIVLLIFVSGKVVLTGAKVRAEIYEAFENIYPILKGFRKTT